CTGCCGCCCGACAGGGCACGGGATACCGTCGCAATGGAAAACCCGGTGGCCGCTGCAATCGTCTTGATGGTGGCGGAAGCTCTGGTCGCCGATCCGCTGGTGGCTTTCATCGCTGTGCTGCGGTCGGGCTTATCGGCTGTACTGACCATCTCGGTGTCGTTACCTGTTCAGGGTCTTCTGCAGTGTGTTGTGAGCGCTGTTGCTGCTCACTTCCTGCGGCTGAGTCTCGGGTTAAAACAAAAATGAAAACGTTTTCATTTTGTGCGGAAACTATAGAGCAAGCACTCAGACAAGTACAACCTGACCCAGATAAAAATCCACTTTGACGAAAAACGATCTCTTTGCTAAGTCTTTATAGCCTATGAAAACGTTTACAGAGCGGGTCGGTTAATGCCTCTGCAGACGGTTCTTCAAATATCCGTTGAACCATCCTGTCGAGTGAACGAAGTCTGAAAGAGCTATGCCGTAAAAGAAGAGCCATGCAGTAAAAAGCGCCGCAAAGGCAGATTCCAAAAATAAGGAGAATAAGTAATGAATCTGAAGAAACTGGTCGCAGCGGTTGGTTGCGCCTCCATCGCATTGATTGCCGCACAGAATGTTCAGGCCGCCGGAAAGGTTGAGGTGCTGCACTGGTGGACCTCGGGAGGCGAGGCCAAGGCGCTCAATGTACTCAAGGATGATCTGCAGAAAAAAGGTATTACCTGGGAGGACATGCCCGTCGCTGGCGGTGGGGGTGAAGCCGCCATGACCGTTCTGCGTGCCCGGGTGGCCTCTGGCAATCCCCCTACAGCGGCGCAGATGCTGGGCTTTGATATTCAGGACTGGGGCGCGCAGGGGGTGGTAGCCAACCTTAATGATGTGGCCAGGGAAGAGAACTGGGATAACGTCATTCCTGCGGCCATCCAGCGCTTTTCCAAGTACGACGGTAAATGGATTGCGGCACCGGTCAACGTACACTCCACCAACTGGATATGGGCCAACAAGAAGATTTTTGATGAGCTTGGCCTGACTCCTCCTACTGATTTTGATGGCATGGTCAAGGCGCTGGATAAGATCAAGGCCGCTGGTTATATCCCGCTGGCTCATGGTGGTCAGGCCTGGCAGGACGCCACCCTGTTCGACAGCGTGGTAATGACGACAGGTGGCCCTGAGTTCTACCAGAAAGCGCTGATCGATCTTGATCAGGACGCCCTCAAGTCTGACACCATGAAGCAAGTGTTCGAGCGGATGCGTATTCTGCGCAGCTATGTGGACGACAACTTCTCAGGCCGTGACTGGAACCTGGCATCCGCTATGGTAATTGATGGCAAGGCCGGTATGCAGATCATGGGTGACTGGGCCAAGGGCGAATTCCTCAATGCCGGCAAGAAGCCCAATGAAGACTTCCTCTGCTTCCGTTTCCCCGGTACTCAGGGCACTGTCACGTTCAACTCTGATCAGTTTGTTATGTTCAAGGTTGGCGATGACCGTGCCGAAGCGCAAAAAGAGCTGGCCAAGGCCATCCTCTCTCCGACTTTCCAGAGTGCCTTTAACGTGGTCAAAGGGTCTGTGCCTGCACGCACCGATGTGTCGGATGCTGCCTTTGATGCCTGCGGCAAGAAAGGCATGGCAGATCTGAAAGAGGCCGCAGACAAGGGCACTTTGCTGGGCTCGATGGCACATGGCCATGCTGCACCTGCCGCGGTCAAAAATGCCATGTATGACGTGATCACTGCCCATTTCAACAGCGATATGTCCGCCGAAGAAGCCGTGAAGCAGCTAGCTGGCGCAGTGGCTGGCGCGCAGTAATTTGCGACTCGCCTTTGTCTCCTGTCGCTCTGAGCTGAAGCCCTGCCATTGATGGCATGGCCTCAGCTCACGGGCTCGGAATAACCATGTTGCCCCGGTGTGCTGCACCGGTGGCGACGAGGCGGCTGGCATTGCACCTGTCTGATTACAGGTGGAAGTCGACCCGGCCGCAACAGGGTCAAGAACCATGCAAAATTACCAACGTGATTGGCTCCAGCGCATGCTGCCCAGGTTGGCACTTTCTCCCAGTCTGGCGGTGATCCTGGTCTTTGTGTACGGCTTTATCGTCTACACCAGCTATCTGTCTTTCACCAATTCAAAAATGTTCGCCTCCACCGATCTTATCGGTCTGGAGAACTACGTCAGGCTGTTCAATTTACCGAACTGGCATCTGGCACTGAAAAATCTCGGTATTTTCGGTGGGCTCTACATCCTGATCTGCGTGTGTCTGGGCCTGTTTCTGGCCATCCTGCTGGATCAGAAAATTCGCGGCGAAGGGTTGATTCGTCCGGTGTATCTCTACCCGATGGCCGTCAGCTTTATCGTCACCGGTACCGCCTGGAAGTGGTTTCTCGACCCCAGCATCGGGCTCGAGCATGTCATGCACCTGTGGGGCTGGGACAGTTTCACCTTCCGCTGGATCAAGGAAACCAACACCGCCATTTATTGCGTGGTGATTGCGGCGGTGTGGCAGTCATCCGGTTTTGTGATGGCGATGTTTCTGGCCGGTTTGCGCGGTATCGACAATGAGGTGCTGAAGGCGGCTCAGGTGGATGGTGCATCGCCTTATCATATGTACCGGCGCATCGTGATTCCGATGCTGCGGCCGGTATTTCTGTCGGCGTTCGTGGTGCTGGCGCACATGGCCATCAAGTCCTATGACCTGATTATTGCCCTGACCAATGGCGGGCCGGGCAGGGCGACGGAGTTACCCGCCACGTTCATGTATTCGTATACCTTTACCCGCAATCAGATGGGAGTGGGGGCAGCATCAGCCGTCATCATGCTGATGACAGTAGCAGCGATCATTGTGCCTTATCTGTATTCCGAGCTGCGGGAGCGTCAACATGAGCGTAACTAGCAAAAGCGATGGCGCTGCCGTTCGCACCAGCCAGGTCATGCGGCGGGTCATTTATCTGGTACTGCTGCTCTTTGTACTGTTCTACCTGTTGCCGCTGTTTGTGATGGTGGTCAACTCGCTCAAACCCCTCGATGAAATTCGCAGTGGCAATATGCTGGCGCTACCTCATATGTGGACGCTGGAGCCCTGGCTGGAAGCCTGGTCGAAGGCGCAGATCGGCGTGCAGCCCACCGGCCTCAAGCCATACTTCGTCAACTCCATCCTGATCGTGGTGCCAGCAGTCATGCTGTCCACCCTGTTCGGAGCGATCAATGGTTATGTACTGACCAAGTGGCGCTTCCCCGGCCATAAACCGATATTTGGCCTGATGTTGTTCAGCTGCTTTATTCCTTTCCAGATCGTGCTGATTCCCGCTGCCAAGATTCTCGGCTGGCTGGGGTTGGGAGGCACCACCTGGGGGCTGGTGGCGGTGCATGTGGTCTATGGTCTGGGCTTTACCACCCTGTTCTTCCGCAATTACTACGAAGCCTTCCCGACCGAGCTGGTGCGTTCTGCACAGCTTGACGGAGCAGGGTTCTGGCAAATCTTCTACCGCATCTTACTGCCCAGCTCTGGCCCAATCATTGTGGTGACGGTGATCTGGCAGTTCACCAATATCTGGAACGATTTCCTCTTCGGTGCCTCGTTCAGTGACTACGACTCCCAGCCTATGACCGTCGCCCTCAACAATCTGGTGAACAGTTCCACCGGAGTGAAGGCCTATAACGTACATTTTGCCGGTGCCTTGCTGGCCGCCCTGCCCACACTCATCGTCTACGTGGTGTCAGGGCGTTATTTTGTCAGAGGTCTGATGGCGGGGTCAGTCAAGGGCTGACGGGCTGAGAGTCATCACGTTTTTCCACCTGACGCTGGGCCAGTAACGCTGTTACTGGCCCATTGCTGTCAGAAGGTGTTCGCGAGCACAGGGCAGACAGGGGCTGACGAAGGACTGTTACTCGTCAATGAGCTGGTAAGTCTGACAGGGGGCCGCGAAGGTCTTTCCAGCGCCGAGTGATGGGTGCACGGCTGATCATCAGCAAAATGTCATCGCCTGCTGGCATATACCGCTGAGCTGACCATAATCATTGATACTGCGTGCTTTTTGATGCTGCCCGACAGCCAACATCCTCTTTTTGCAGATCAGCAGTGTACGGGTGATCTGCATTTCCAGTGATCTGACAGGAGCTCCGCTTAATGCGTTTCGGAATTCTAGGTAATGCCAAGATTGCTCGTACTCAGGTGGCGCCAGCCATTATTGAGGCTGGCCATCAGATTCATGCCATTGCTTCGCGTTCGCAGGAGCAGGCGCAGGCATTCGCCGATATGTTCGGTGTAGCCCGGTGCTATGACAGTTACGAAGCCCTGTTGGCTGATGAGCAGATTGAGGCTGTCTATATTCCCTTACCCAACCACCTGCATGTGCCCTGGGCACTGAAAGCCATTCAGGCGGGTAAGCATGTGTTGTGCGAAAAACCTATTGCCCTCGATCTGGCGGATCTGCATCCGCTGCTGGATGCCGTCAAACACAGTGACCGCGTGGTGATGGAGGCGTTCATGGTCTGTCATCACCAGCAGTGGCAGGCCATTCATGACACCATTCTGCCCGCCATTGGCGACGTGCACGCGATCCATGCCATGTTCAGCTATGCCAATGATGATCCTGCCAACGTGCGTAATGTGGCCGAGTGGGGCGGCGGCGGTCTGCTGGATATCGGCTGCTATACCGTTCTGGCGGGTCTCTGGAGCTATGGCTGTGAGCCGCTGTCAGTGCAGAGCGTGATGGATATTGATCCACGTTTCGGTACTGACCGCCTCACCAGTGCACTGCTCGACTTTGGTCAGGGGCGTGTACTGAACATGACGGTGTCTACTCAGCTGGCCAAGTACCAGCGCATTGTTCTGATGGGGCGCAAAGGCTGGGCTGAGCTGGATGTGCCTTTCAATCCGGCGGTAGCAGGCACTCGTATTCGCATGGAAACGGGCGGTGAGCTGGGAACGGGTCTGGAAGTTCTGCTCCCTGCGCAGAACCAGTACGCGGCGATGGTCTCCGCCTTTGTCGAGCATACCGAATCCGGCAAGGGCTGGAACAATCTGCAGCAGTCCCATGCCCTGATTCAGGTGCTGGACAAGATTCGTATGAAGGCTCATGCACCGGTGCAGGGGGTTGTACTGTGACAGGAGGAAAAGCGATGAACAGCTCGATGAAGTGGGCAGTCGTTGGCGCCAGTACGATTGCCGCAGAGTGGATGATCCCTGCCATTCGCAGCCAGGGTGATGAGGTGGTGGCGCTCTTGTCGTCCAGCGAGAGCCGGGGGCTGGACTATGCTGGTCAGCATCTGATTGCTAACGCTTATACTGATCTTGCCACCCTGCTGGCAGAGCAGAAGCCGGATGCGGTCTATATCTCCACCACTAATGAGCTGCACCGTGATCAGTGTATTCAGGCGGCACAGGCGGGGGTGCATGTTCTGTGTGAAAAGCCACTGGCGCTTAATCTCGACGATGCGGTTGCCATGGTGCGTGCCTGTGAAGACGCCGGTGTGGTCATGGCGACCAATCACCATTTACGCCATGCCATTACCCATCAGGCGCTGCGCGAGCAAATAGCCAGCGGGGCGGTTGGCACGCCGTCGGCGGCAAGAGTGTTTCATGCCGTGAGCCTGCCGGAGCATTTGCGCGGCTGGCGGATAAACAAAGCCGATGCGGGAGGCGGCGTAGTACTGGATATCACTGTTCATAACGCCGATACCCTGGCATTTATTCTGGGCGAGTATCCCCTGTCGGTCATGGCCATGACCCAGAACACAGGGATGGGCGAAGGTATTGAGGACGGCGCCATGAGTGTCTGGCGTTTTCCTTCCGGGTTGCTGGCCTATACCCATGAGAGTTTTGCCACGCCTTTTGCCGATACCGGACTGGAAATTCATGGCGATCAGGGCAGTCTGGTGGCCAAGGGTGTGATGACGCAGCAGCCGACCGGTGATGTCTGGTTGCGCAATGGGGAAGGGCGGATGCGGTTGCCACTGGACCATCACAATCTTTATGAAGAGGGAGTCAGTCAGTTCCGTCAGGCTATCTGCTCTGGCAGCCATCCGGCGGCGGATGGCTGGGCAGGCGTTCGTTCACTGGCGGTGGCACTGGCCGTGCTGGCCTCTGCTCGCAGTGGCAAGGAAGAGGTCGTCGATTACGGTGCAGCGGCCCCGGGCTGAGCTGTCGGACGATAAGCCTGACAGCTGGCGGGCAGCCAGTACCAGGGCAACCTGACACCTGAGCAACGCCATTGAATGCTGCCCCCTTCGGTCAGGCTGGGGTTGAAGATCAGTCCGCCACCTGCAAAACGCTCGTCTTTCATGTTGACGCGCAGAATGCCATCCCGTTCCCTGATCTGGACACTGTCGATCATATCCGGCAGTGGTTTGCTGTAGCCTGCCTGTTTCAGATCCGCCGGGATGCGTTTGTTGAGCAGGTAATAGGCACCGATGTCGTCACCGATGGCGCGTGCTACCTGCTCGGCGGTGGCCAGCTCGCTTCTGGCCTGTTGTGCCTGATAGGCAGCAACGCTGCCCTGCACCGGTGTGACCAGCAGATAGCTGGCATAGAGAACGGAAAACAAATCAAGCATGGGGAAGCATCCTGCCTGCTCGCGAAGACGGCGTGTGGGTTGTCACGGTATGGGTGGTCATGGATTAGCCTGTGCAGGTATGGCCCGGAACAATATTGACTAGAACAACATTGCCTGAGGCAAAAGACTGAACGCTAATCCACAGTCCATAAAAGGGCTGTTATGGTACCTCCCACCCTTTCACGTGCATAGCCACTGGCTCCTTTCATCTGTATCAAAGCTTGTGCAAGGCAGGGAAAGCCCGCTATTTGTATAGGGGCCTGAGCACAACCTCATGTGCGCCTGCCATTTCGAGCAGGAGTGTCGACGGTGACAGGGCGTGTTCCTGTTCTGAAAGAGCAGGTCCAGACAGCTAACTGACAGCGACCCATCAACCAGGAGTAGCGGATGCACATTGTTATCGCCCCCGATTCATTCAAGGAATGCCTGACTGCCATGGAGGTAGCCGAAGCACTGGCCGACGGACTGCAAATGGCACTGCCGGATGCGCACTGTGAACTGGTCCCCATGGCTGACGGTGGCGAGGGAACCACCGCTACCCTGTTACAGGCGCTGGGGGGCGAGCGTGTTGATGTGGAGGTGCATGGGCCATTGGGTGGGAAAACCTGGGCCTATTTTGGCCTGATTGATCAGGGTAAGACCGCCGTTATGGAAATGGCTGAAGCCAGCGGATTGCATCTGGTGCCGCCCGATCAGCGCAATCCGTTGCTGACCAGCAGTTTTGGGACGGGGGAGTTGATTGAAGCGGCCCTGACGCGCGGGGCACAGCGTATTGTGCTGGGTATTGGCGGCAGCGCGACCAATGACGGTGGTGCAGGGAT
This genomic interval from Pokkaliibacter sp. MBI-7 contains the following:
- a CDS encoding Gfo/Idh/MocA family oxidoreductase — translated: MNSSMKWAVVGASTIAAEWMIPAIRSQGDEVVALLSSSESRGLDYAGQHLIANAYTDLATLLAEQKPDAVYISTTNELHRDQCIQAAQAGVHVLCEKPLALNLDDAVAMVRACEDAGVVMATNHHLRHAITHQALREQIASGAVGTPSAARVFHAVSLPEHLRGWRINKADAGGGVVLDITVHNADTLAFILGEYPLSVMAMTQNTGMGEGIEDGAMSVWRFPSGLLAYTHESFATPFADTGLEIHGDQGSLVAKGVMTQQPTGDVWLRNGEGRMRLPLDHHNLYEEGVSQFRQAICSGSHPAADGWAGVRSLAVALAVLASARSGKEEVVDYGAAAPG
- a CDS encoding ABC transporter substrate-binding protein produces the protein MNLKKLVAAVGCASIALIAAQNVQAAGKVEVLHWWTSGGEAKALNVLKDDLQKKGITWEDMPVAGGGGEAAMTVLRARVASGNPPTAAQMLGFDIQDWGAQGVVANLNDVAREENWDNVIPAAIQRFSKYDGKWIAAPVNVHSTNWIWANKKIFDELGLTPPTDFDGMVKALDKIKAAGYIPLAHGGQAWQDATLFDSVVMTTGGPEFYQKALIDLDQDALKSDTMKQVFERMRILRSYVDDNFSGRDWNLASAMVIDGKAGMQIMGDWAKGEFLNAGKKPNEDFLCFRFPGTQGTVTFNSDQFVMFKVGDDRAEAQKELAKAILSPTFQSAFNVVKGSVPARTDVSDAAFDACGKKGMADLKEAADKGTLLGSMAHGHAAPAAVKNAMYDVITAHFNSDMSAEEAVKQLAGAVAGAQ
- a CDS encoding carbohydrate ABC transporter permease, which gives rise to MSVTSKSDGAAVRTSQVMRRVIYLVLLLFVLFYLLPLFVMVVNSLKPLDEIRSGNMLALPHMWTLEPWLEAWSKAQIGVQPTGLKPYFVNSILIVVPAVMLSTLFGAINGYVLTKWRFPGHKPIFGLMLFSCFIPFQIVLIPAAKILGWLGLGGTTWGLVAVHVVYGLGFTTLFFRNYYEAFPTELVRSAQLDGAGFWQIFYRILLPSSGPIIVVTVIWQFTNIWNDFLFGASFSDYDSQPMTVALNNLVNSSTGVKAYNVHFAGALLAALPTLIVYVVSGRYFVRGLMAGSVKG
- a CDS encoding sugar ABC transporter permease, with the translated sequence MQNYQRDWLQRMLPRLALSPSLAVILVFVYGFIVYTSYLSFTNSKMFASTDLIGLENYVRLFNLPNWHLALKNLGIFGGLYILICVCLGLFLAILLDQKIRGEGLIRPVYLYPMAVSFIVTGTAWKWFLDPSIGLEHVMHLWGWDSFTFRWIKETNTAIYCVVIAAVWQSSGFVMAMFLAGLRGIDNEVLKAAQVDGASPYHMYRRIVIPMLRPVFLSAFVVLAHMAIKSYDLIIALTNGGPGRATELPATFMYSYTFTRNQMGVGAASAVIMLMTVAAIIVPYLYSELRERQHERN
- a CDS encoding Gfo/Idh/MocA family oxidoreductase, with the protein product MRFGILGNAKIARTQVAPAIIEAGHQIHAIASRSQEQAQAFADMFGVARCYDSYEALLADEQIEAVYIPLPNHLHVPWALKAIQAGKHVLCEKPIALDLADLHPLLDAVKHSDRVVMEAFMVCHHQQWQAIHDTILPAIGDVHAIHAMFSYANDDPANVRNVAEWGGGGLLDIGCYTVLAGLWSYGCEPLSVQSVMDIDPRFGTDRLTSALLDFGQGRVLNMTVSTQLAKYQRIVLMGRKGWAELDVPFNPAVAGTRIRMETGGELGTGLEVLLPAQNQYAAMVSAFVEHTESGKGWNNLQQSHALIQVLDKIRMKAHAPVQGVVL